In Terriglobia bacterium, the DNA window CAGGACTCCACTGTCGGCATGTACAGGTCCGGCTGTACGCCGCCGGGCACCAGAAGCGCATTCGACGGCGGCGGAGCGTTCGGCTTGAACGGAAGATTCAGGTTCGCAATGCTGCCGGCTGCAATGGTGTAAGTCGGGTTGAACGGCGCATTCTGGTCCAGACGATAACCCAGCGCATCCTGTAAATCGTTGTACACACCGAATCCCGCTCGAATGGCGGTCTTGGGTCCGAGCGGACTCCAGGCGAGAGCAACGCGCGGTTGAGGAAGAAACGCCGCGCGGTTGGTCGTGAACAATGAGCTTCCGACTGTCGGCTCAGATGAGATCACGCCATTGGTAAACGCATAGTTTGAAGCTCTGCCGTGGGCTTCATTCCATCCGTTGCTGAATTCATCGCGGAAGCCTAAAGACAGCGTCAGGTTCGGACGCAGGCGGATGACATCTTCCGCAAAGAAGGCGCCAAACAGCGACCGCCAGCCGAGCGGCGCCGGCGACGGATCGAACAGAAAGCTACCGGTGCCGGTCAGGAATGCGGGGAGGCCGGTGAAAGTCATCTGTCCGTACTGGCTCAGAGCAATCTCTTCATTGGACTGAAAACGCTGGAACCACGCGCCCGCCGTCCACTGGTGGCGGCTGTTGGTTCCGGAGAGCTGATCGGTATACGTAAAGAGATTCCGCGCGATGTGCAGATTGCTTCCGTTATTGCTTCCCGCCAATCCCAGTTGCGCCTGCGGATTCGAAGCCTGGCTTCCGCCCACGACGACTGCGCCGACCGGGAGCCCGGCGAGAAATCCAGGGATGGCCGCTGCCGGAGTTCCCGGCGTCGGCTCGCCGGCGAAAAAATACCGGGCGCGCGAAAAGCCGAGGCGCCCGGTATTGATGAGGCTCGGCGAGAAAACGTACGTTTCCTGGAGGCTCAAGACCTGTTCGCGAAGGTGAAGCAAGTCGGTAAAGAAAGCGTCGAACGGAGTTGCGGTCACGCTGCCGCTGTTGTCAACCGTGTAAATCGCTGAAGCCGAATCCTTCGGCGAAAAGATGTGGTCGAGCCGGGCTGTTCCAAAGTCTTCATGAATGGTCTGCTGCGGGCTGAGGAATGCTTCCGCTACGCCATCCTGGCCGGAGACTTTCAGATCCGGGGCATTCGCGGGCGCGGCCGGCCAGAGGTTCAGCAATCCAAGCTGTTGAACGATGGGCGCGGCATCGAGCCTGGCCTGCGCATCGGGCACCAGTTCAACCGACGTCTGGTGCAGGTTCTGGCGATACCCTTCATAGTTGGCGAACAGAAAGGTCCGGTCCTTGCGCAGCGGTCCGCCGCCGGAGGCGCCGAATTGATTGCGTTGAAAAAGCGGCGCCGAACCGAGGTCGAAAAAGTTGGGCGCGTCGAGCGCGTTGTTACGCAGGAATTCAAAAGCGGAACCATGCCACTGGTTGGACCCCGATTGCGTCACGATCGTCACCTGGCCGCCGGGATGCTTGCCATATTCGGCGGAGTAGGTGTCGCGGACAATGCTGACCTCGCGAACGGCATCGACACCCAGCAACTGCTGGCTGGCGCCTCCCGGCTGCATGTTGTTTTCCGCCGCGCCGGAATACTCCACACCATTCAACAGAAAGAGATTCTGCTGGGGCCGGTTCCCGTTGACAGAAAACATATTGCCGGTCGTCGAATTCGAAACGCCTATTCCGCCGGTCTTTTCCCACGTGAAGTTGACGACGCCGGGGTTCAGCATCATCAGTTCGTCGTAGCTTCGCCCGTTCAACGGCAGGTCTTTGACCTGTTGTTCGGCGACCAGACCGGAAGCGTCCGACGTCGTGGTTGATACGAGCGGAGCCTCTGCCGTAACACGAATCTGCTGCTCAACGTTACCCACCTGCAGAGCGAAATCCACTACGGCCTGCTGTCCGACCGCCAGGTGAACTCCCTGGCGAATCGCCTGGTTGAAGCCGCTCTTTGCGGCCTGGATCTGATATTCGCCGACGGGAAGCACAAGAAAGCGGTAAACGCCGTCGGCATCGGTCATCGCCGTCCGCTCGGCCCCGGTTTCGATGTTCCGCGCCGTCACCTTGGCTCCGGGCACTGCGCCGCCGCTGGCATCGCTCACGGCGCCCGAGATGAACGCGGATACCTGAGCGGAGGCTGCAGAACTGCTCGCAAGCAGTCCGGCCAGACACAAAGACATCACAACTGTCCGTATCGAATTGAATTGCATACAGATCCCCTTTTTAAAATCCAGCCAGCATGAAAGCCACAATCGGTCAGTTTAGGCGTGGCAAGCGCAATGTTGTCCATGCAGACCGACGTGTATACACAACACAATTACTCATGCACTACCTATATTGTATGTCTATTTTACCGTCTTACGTCGTGTATACATAACCATTCGTTCTGGGCATTTAACGGCTGGCGTAGGACATAGCATTCACACTTCGTTTGAGGCCGGGAACCTGCGGGCCTTTCTTTTTATCCACGCCTCAGATACTTACGCAAGGAGCCCGGAGCGTCTAAAATGTATGCTGTTCCGCTCCCGAAGTAATAAGCTACGGCTCGAGGAGAATTCCCATGCCATACATCAATGGACGGCCCGTCGTCCTCGACGAAAAGGACGCAACAACAGCGATCAATCCCGCCAACGGAAAGCCCGTGGCAAAGTTTTTCATGTCGACGCCGCAGGCGATGACCGCCGCCATCGACGCGGCCGATGCGGCAAAGGAAAGCTGGGGCAATACCTCAGCGTCAGAACGCGAGATTATCCTGATCCGTACGGCGGAAATTCTCGAAGCCCGGCGCGGGGAGCTTGTCGACATTCTTATCGATGAAGGCGGCTCGACCTTCGGGAAATCCCAATTCGAAGTATCGTTCACAGTCAACATGCTGCGGGCATCGGCCGGCGAGGCCAGGCGTCTCTTCGGCCATGTCATTCCTTCCGACGTG includes these proteins:
- a CDS encoding TonB-dependent receptor — translated: MQFNSIRTVVMSLCLAGLLASSSAASAQVSAFISGAVSDASGGAVPGAKVTARNIETGAERTAMTDADGVYRFLVLPVGEYQIQAAKSGFNQAIRQGVHLAVGQQAVVDFALQVGNVEQQIRVTAEAPLVSTTTSDASGLVAEQQVKDLPLNGRSYDELMMLNPGVVNFTWEKTGGIGVSNSTTGNMFSVNGNRPQQNLFLLNGVEYSGAAENNMQPGGASQQLLGVDAVREVSIVRDTYSAEYGKHPGGQVTIVTQSGSNQWHGSAFEFLRNNALDAPNFFDLGSAPLFQRNQFGASGGGPLRKDRTFLFANYEGYRQNLHQTSVELVPDAQARLDAAPIVQQLGLLNLWPAAPANAPDLKVSGQDGVAEAFLSPQQTIHEDFGTARLDHIFSPKDSASAIYTVDNSGSVTATPFDAFFTDLLHLREQVLSLQETYVFSPSLINTGRLGFSRARYFFAGEPTPGTPAAAIPGFLAGLPVGAVVVGGSQASNPQAQLGLAGSNNGSNLHIARNLFTYTDQLSGTNSRHQWTAGAWFQRFQSNEEIALSQYGQMTFTGLPAFLTGTGSFLFDPSPAPLGWRSLFGAFFAEDVIRLRPNLTLSLGFRDEFSNGWNEAHGRASNYAFTNGVISSEPTVGSSLFTTNRAAFLPQPRVALAWSPLGPKTAIRAGFGVYNDLQDALGYRLDQNAPFNPTYTIAAGSIANLNLPFKPNAPPPSNALLVPGGVQPDLYMPTVESWSLKMSRQLSDSTSVTIGYVGSHGYHELVGVDANAPAPVICPASPCPATFPNLPVWGALAGQPVPAGTYFTPTATKPNPAIANTWTWFSEGASSYNALQLDVNHRFTRGLGIRGVYTWSKTLDDGDSLNATAAANAPGLISNPYHIKSDWGLATYDVRNLAVITAAYEIPFATGKPAGGWMLNSIVTAQSGFPFTPQLGFNPSNNGDTRNPVRPFVNPAFSGPVVLGNPNQWFDPNAFIAPPNNSGFYGNLGRNTFIGPGLSTWDMSLSKNTRFHETQNIQFRVEVFNMLNRANFNTPSLITHVLLPGSTNPTPSPAAGLITGTSTSSRQIQFALKWLF